The segment TCCCCTAAAATTTCTTCGCGATCGTCAAGGGCCGGCGCGGGCCCCCTTGATCAAGGAACCAGACGGCGGCGCGACGGCGCAGCGCCCTGCCGCGCCCAGCAACAGACCGATTCCCCCCTCGCAGCAGCGAGCCCAGCAGGACGCTGAGACGCAAGCCGCCAGGGCCCCTCAACAGCAGGCTGCGCCCGAGCCTTCTCCCGAGCCGGAGCGTCCAGCCGAGCCCGCCCCGGCGCCCGTCGAGGAGAAGCCGGAAGGCACGGGCCGCCTGATCGTCGGTCCGGCCATTAAGATGAAGGGAGAGATCGGCGCCTGCGACACCCTCGTGGTCCAGGGCGAGGTCGAGGCTTCGATGAGCGGCCGGGTCATGGAGGTGGCGGAAGGCGGCGTCTTCAAGGGCAAGGTGGAACTGGAGCAGGCCACCGTCTCCGGCAAGGTGGAGGGCAGCCTCACGGTCTCCGGCCTTCTGACCATCACCAGGGGCGGCGAGGTCCGCGGCACGGTCCGCTACGGCGAGTTGCAGATCCAGTCCGGCGGCGTGATCGCAGGCGATGTCGGC is part of the Limibacillus sp. genome and harbors:
- a CDS encoding polymer-forming cytoskeletal protein, with protein sequence MIKEPDGGATAQRPAAPSNRPIPPSQQRAQQDAETQAARAPQQQAAPEPSPEPERPAEPAPAPVEEKPEGTGRLIVGPAIKMKGEIGACDTLVVQGEVEASMSGRVMEVAEGGVFKGKVELEQATVSGKVEGSLTVSGLLTITRGGEVRGTVRYGELQIQSGGVIAGDVGLTGDEVETSDKDQKASKPSGTAKTQSDSAKGEQEKAEA